acacatctcctcgggcaagagaaacagaataaaaaatgaacaagtgggactacatcaaattaaaaagcttccgtacagcaaaggacaccatcagcagaacaaaaaggcatcctataatatgggagaatatatttgtaaatgatttatctggtaaggggttaacatccaaaatatataaagagctcacatacctcaacacccaaaaaacaaataatccgattaaaaaatgggtgaagaatctgaacagacacttctccaaagaagaaattcaaatggccaacaggcacatgaaaagatgctccacattgctaatcatctcagggaaatgagaattaaaaccacaataagatatcacctcacactagttaggatggtcaacatccaaaagacaaggaacaacagatgctggtgaggatgcagagaaagaggaaccctcctacactgttggtgggaatgtaaattagttcaaccattgtgaaaagtaatacggaggttcctcaaaaaactaagaatagaaatatcatttgacccaggaatttaccctaaggaaacAAGATGCCTgatggaaaaagacatatgcacacctgtgtttatcgcagcactatttacaacagccaagatatggaagcaacctaagtgcccatcagtagatgaatggataaagaagaggtggtacatatacacaatggaatgttatttagccataagaaaacaaatcctacaatttgcaacaacatggatggagctagaaggtattatgctcagtgaaataagccaggcagagaaagacaaataccaaatgacttcactcatttgtggagtattataacaaagcaaaactgaaggaacaaaatagcagcagactcacagactccaaaaaggaactagcggttaccaaagggaaagggttgggaaggaggggtggggagggagggagagagagagagcttaaAAGGTATTATGaccagcacacataatgtagtggaggcatgaggaaggcagtatagcacagagaagacaaacagtgactctacagcatcttactatgctgatggacagtgatagCAATGGAGTGTGGGggcagacttgataatatgggtgaatgttgtaactacaatgttgcttatgtgaaagcttgataagattgtatatcaatgataccttgataaaataatttttaaaaagattgtacatcatgatactttaatttaaaaaagggggGGTTGTGGGTATGATCCCTGTTGTATTTTATGAAGACACCTGGTGACAGTGAGGTATAGTATCAAGAGAaagcagaggcagggagaccagcTCAGAGTCACAGGTGTGACACAAAGAAGGCCTGACCTAGAGCAATGGGAGTGAGAAGAAGGGGTAGAGCAGAGAGAGGACCCAGGATCAACAGCAAGCTGGATAACTCaggtggggcaggaaggaggaaaTTAAAGCAGTTGGGGACTTTCTGAGTACTGTAAGTTTAGGAGAAAGGAATGGGGCTTGAGAGAAAAAGTCCAAGGATTCTCTGTAGGGATGAAACCACCTGAAATAGACTGTGGTAGCTCAGACACTTTCCCGTCCCCTTGCTTTCCATCTCCTTTAAGGAATTCGCGCCCCCCTGAATTGGTCCATTAATCATGGTATTCTCCTCACTTCCCTCCATCCAAGCTCCTAATGGCATGTAATCCAAGCAAGAACAGAGCTCTCCATAAGATGAGCTCTACTGCTGTAGAATACTGAAATGCAGGAACAGAGAGCCTAGACAACACTGGAGGCCCTGAGCCCACCTAGAGCCAGTCACCCTTCAACTTCCCTTCCACATAAACCACATACAATTGGGTCCCCTTTTGCTTTTGGTTAAGCTAAGTTTAAGTGTAATGTGTTGGAATCAGAACAGTACAATATACCATGCAATAAAAATGAGATTGCTCAGAAGagagcagagaaagaggagaataGTAGTTAGCATTTGTGTGCTGACTGAATGCCTGAAGAGCCTTGTATATCCTAAGCTTGGACTTACCCTGTACAAAGCTAAGAGCTACTAAAaggtttaaatttaattttaaatatgctcAGCTTCAGGTAATTGAGGCAGGTGCCATAATCCCACAGAGGTTCTTGGAAGTggagtaacttgcctaaggtcatacaATGGATAAGTGTCCAGTCAGCTATAATTTAAGAATGGTCAGGCATACAGGGAACAAGGTGGTAAAGACTTCACAGGAGTAAGTCTTCACTGAAAGGATGAATTATTCACTAGGTGAACGAGGAAGCTGGAGCAGGTAAAAGAGAGGACAGCCATTCCAAGCAGAGGGCAGAGCATGGGCAAGCCACGGATGTCTCGGACAGCACTTGACCCCCAGGTGTTGGCTATAGCTGAGAACTTGCAGTTTAGTGGCAAGAATGATGGAGTTgccacaacaaaacaaagcctaaAGGACTGGTGGTAAGTGTGAAGGGAAGAGGGGCAGGCATGGAGCTCTGGTTTGTGATACCCAATGAGTTACACATAGCCACCCATGACCACCTGAGCCCAGACCTAGTAAGCATGGAGCAATGAGGACAGAACTCATCACCACAGCATTGAGAGTGGTGAAAGGCCCAGTTTAGGGACAGAAAATAGGCAGACTGTGGAACTGAGTCTTCATCTAGTTTGGACAAGGAAAAGATACACATTAGAAAGGATGAAAAAGAACACTGCAGGGAAGGGAGCTTGTCATTTGGTCTCAAATGACACACTTTTTAGAAACCAAACTGGACTCTAATGGAAGGGTATAGGTGACAACTAAGTAGGAGAAAGACAATTCACAAAACTAGATTGAAAAATAACTCGTGTCAGGCAAGTCAACATAAAAATGTTGCAGTGCCTGCTCTGCATGCTGTGCTGAGGAAATACCAGGGAGGATgaaatacacacaaatgttctcTCCTAGGCCGGGCTCCTGAGATGTGAGACTAGATGTAAGCACAGAGAAGCTTCAGAGGGAGGAAGGTTATGTCCTCATAGAGGGATTGGTTAATTATTGACTCAGGCAGCAATCACTGAGAGCAGAATTCTAGACACTACACTGAGGATAGCTAATACTTATTGAGTTTCTACTATTGTCAGGCACTGTTCCTAGCACTCTCTGTGTATTAATCTATTTTAATGTCACAGCACCCCTAAGAAATAGCCTACATTATCATCATCCCCGGGAATAAAGAGACTGAGGCAAGAGAGGTaaattaacttgcccaaggctacaAAGCTAATAACagctagaatttgaacccaggcaagtCTGGCACTACGATCTGTTGTTTTAACCAAAATGCTATATTATATTATCTTTCCAAAGTCAACTAAatcataataatagtaatagtagcAGCTACCATGTATAGTGTTTATAGTCAGTCAGATGCTCTATATGCCAATCACACATTTCTTGCCAAAGATCACACAGCAGTCAGGCCGAAGAATGGGAGTCCAAACCCTGACAGTTCAGGGTGCTTGAACTTGCAAGACAGAAGACAGCAGCAGGAGCTGGGATAAGTCTGTCAAGGTACAAATGTGGGACATACAAGAGGTCACTCAGACCATACCTGGTTGGACAGGCACTGCGCTGTGGACAGGCTGGGTTGCTGGGAAGCTTCACAGAGGAGTGACTCTTAAGCTGAATTTTCAAAGATGATTAGCATTCATCAGACAGAATGATGGGACAAAGTGTTCAGTGCAGAAGGAACAGTGGGAATAATGGAATGGATGCCAGAAAGTTTTGTCATGTTCAGAAACCTTCAAGCAGTTTAGATGGTTTGGGAATAGAGTGGGTTAGCGGGACAATATAGAAACTAAATTAAAAGAAGAAGTGAGGGGACTAGACCACATAGAATCTTACTTGCCTTTCCAGTAAACTTCAGCTGTTTTTCCAATGAAGTAAATGtagtgaaaaataataataataataaagaagtgTCTCCAGAGAATCTGGTGGCTTAGTCCAAAGCTCTCTAGACTAGTAGGAATGTTTTCAAGTCGGTTGTCTCTTAATAAATGCATGATAACTTTGCACTGTTTATGTTACTTACCCTTGAGAAAATGGTTTCATCCTATGACTTTCAGTATGCTTGGCACACTGCACCTACCCACCTGCCAGGTACGTGAGCCCCAGTTTGAGAAACAGCAGGAGGAAATCATTAGATTTTAATCAAAGGAGGAATGTGATCAAATCTGTGGTTTAGAAATATCTGTCTGGCAGCCATATGGAAGACTAGTTGGAATAAGCAAGATTGGAGACAGGGAGTCTGAACACAACTTTGAGGATGAGAGGCCCATGGCCTATACTGCAAGGCAGGATGGATATTGGGAAATAGCACTGACAACATTTGGCATCTGACTGGCTATCAGGGTCTGGGACACAAAGGGAGAAGAGTTTAAGATGGCTTCCTTAGACTTTGCTTATGTCACATGTAGGAAACCAGAAAAGAAACAGGTTTGGAAAAAAGGATGACTGGATTTGGAAGTTCAGAACCTGAGTAccatatgggcagaggcccaataaaTATCTGCAGTTCAGCAGAGGTCTGCGCTGAAAATAAAAGTTAAGAGCATAAAAGTGGTAGTCACAGGAACAGCAGGTAGAGTAAGAAGAAAAGAGGGTTAAGGACAGAGTCCTGAAGAATAATGACATCCAAGAAGCAGGCAGAGGGACAGAAGGCCAAAAGCTGCAGAAAGGGAATAGTCAAGAGAGTCAGGAACCAAGGCAGGGGAAAGAGATGAAAAGGAAATGGCCAGCACTATTAAACAGACATTGTGGAGATTGATGAAGATGAGGATTGAAAAAAATTCTGGATTTAGCCATTGAGATCAACAGTGAACTTTGATAGAGTAGTTCGAGGAATGGTGGAAGCAGAAACCCCACTTCAGGGGCTGACAAGGGAATGGGCGGTGTGAGAGAAGAGATGGTGATTGTAGGCTCTTTATTTCCCAAAAGTCAGTTGAGTAAGAATGTGGGGTCAAGAGGGATTAACATGGAAGAGGCACTAAAAGGAAGCTAACGAGGGCCATGAAAATGGGTGCAGCCCAGATAAATTAGTAAAAGAACAAGGATGGTCTACATGTGGGGGCATGGGCAAGAGAAGGTGAAGAATCAAAATGACTACCAACTAGGGAAATTCAGGTGCAAGCGAGGGAAGGCAGCGGAATGGCAGAGGGCAAGAAGGAGGGGCCCCCAGGGCTCTTCAGGTTTGATTCAGTAGGGATCGCTACCTTCACATGGGCAAAGTGGGATTTACTGCTTGTAAGGGAGGAGTCTCTCTAGTACACACTTCTTGCCAGGGCAGAGAGGAGTAACTTCTGACATAAAATCCATGTATCTCTGGGGTAACTCACAACCTCTTTGATAGGTTTTCACGAGAGCACTAGTGTAATCTAGAAAACAGTTTTAGGAAAGTGGGTCTAGAGGGATGTTGGTATGTTAAGTTGCAGGTGACAAAGAAGGAACTTTAGGAACAGTTTGTAGGGAATTGAGGGATTTGGGGGCTGATCTAGGAAAAATCGGGCCTATTTTATATAACATAGTCATGCAATGTTattgaatagaaagaaaaaaatgcctggGGTCAAACAGAATCATTGCCAAAGACTTTAAAGCTAGGAAGGATCCCTGAAATTACCCAGGTGAGAAAACTAGGTCCAAGGAAGTCAGGTGCACTTGCAGAAGCTGCCATGGCCGAATGGTAGGGGCCATCTTGAGAGCATGTGACCTCATCAAGAGACCGCAGCAGATCCAGGATCTGCCTCAGTCATCCAGGAGCtcaggaatgagagagagagagaaattaaagcgAAGAAGAGAGGAAGTTTGTCCTGCAGGACAAAACACACGTTGAAGTGATGGAGTGCTGTCAACCTAACAGGTGGGTTGGGGAGTCTGCCTTTTGTGCCCATCAGAAAGCACCCCCTGTAGGGCAGAAAATTCTCTCCAAGTGTTAGTCTGTGTGTTCGAGGTGGTCAGGCCACAGACACATTAAGCCTCCACAGGTTGGCACAGTGAACCCTTAGGACTGAATCAAAAAAGGACCACAGCCCCTGGCCCCAGTCCATTGCTTAAGTTCAATAGGCTGTTACCCCACATCTAAACAGATATAAGAAAATGCTCATCCCTTAGTAGTTTCTCTGGACAGTAATCAGTTGACTCAGGGTGGGCATTTGGAAGAATTCAGCCTCCGTCCTGCCTGGTGCTGGGATCAGCTCACACGGCTCCTGTGTCCACAGGGCACAGAGAAAACATTGTCCTTAAGAAGGATTATTCTGTACAAGAAGCTCAAACAAAGGGAGAGGTTGTTCCCAGCTGCCTGGAGGCGGCGAAGTGGGGGTGGGAAAAGCAGCCAGCCTTGCACTAGGGCATTCCTGCGGAGTTCAGCTTCTTCCCTTCAACAGCAGGACAGCAGTGGGCGATACACTGCTTCTAGCTTGGTCCTAATGCCAGGACTCACTATGGAGTTGGAAGAAGCACTTAGCTACGACCTATCTGTCTTGGCTGTTTCCCAAGAAAATACAAAGTTAAGAGGTGACCTGGCGAGGTAGGGCAACAACAGACACCCGAAAGGGAAGAGAATGAAGTGACGGGGGCAACGAGCAAAGGGAGGTTCAGCAATGACTGAATCCCAGCCTCAGGGCAGAGGTCCTAGGCAAGAGGTTAAGTTTTCACCTTCGGCAGAAAGAAATCAGTGCTGTAGTAAAGTCTTGAGGTTTCAAAGCTGCTGCGTCTTTTTCCATCCTAGACATAAACCTGACAATGGCCTAGTCTCATTCCCCACGGGCCCCAAGAGTAGGAGAAAGCACAGTTCTCAGGCAAAACAGAGCAGTCGGAAATTATAGGATACTACCAGAGCGGAGCAAGAGGACCATCTTGCAAATCCTAAATCTAAGTAAGCAGGTAACGTCCCCTTCGTCAAAGGAAACTCCGTATATATTCCCTCTTGAGGGAAAGGAGCGTGTTGGGGTGGGAGACACTCTCCATTGAGGTGTTTACCAGGTTGTATGGGCCCCAGAGCTGGCAATGCTACACAGAGTTGTTTACTCAAGGATttgggtgtgggggttttgaaaTGAGGACATGTGCTCCCAGAGTGAAGACTACAGTGACATGAGTGCCTCCAGAGTGAGGAATGTTCACTTAAGGGCACAGGATGTAGGGGAGGTCCTGCATATACTCCTGCTGGGGCAGAGGACATCTCCACTCTGGGAGGACAGGGAATCCATTTCAAATAATATGGTGGGAACAAAGTCAGTATTAGCCTGGAACAACCAAGAAACCTGGGGTTGGTGCCTTACAATAGGAGAGATAAAGGACAACAGGACAAAAGATGTCCCGGGGGCTTAGAGCAGCACAGCTGGAACTCCACCTGACACAACCATTAGCTTTGGCATTTCCAGTAGGAAGGGATGAGGTAAGAATGTACAGAACATTTGAATGCACTGACAAACAGAAACGCAGATCTGTTGAGATGGGTGAAAGGTCTGGCACTGCCTCAGAGCTGACAACAGGACCCCTGTGCTGTTGTATACTATGGTCAGTGAGTATGGGTATCATTTCTTGTCTCGATGGAACAGGACTGTGTGACATCTGGGCCCTTTTTCCCAGTCCTTTGCTGCCACAGCCTGGCAGAATTCTGCCTGGCAATGAACAAATGCCAAAGTACTAGTATGTGacagaagagaacagaaaaaaggcAGCTGGAAGGTATAAGCAGGCCCTCCATACCTCTTAAGACTTTTAGATCAAAGctaatcaaagaaaagaaaacttcatgGAGAATTTATTAGAACTGCCTTGTAGAAATCTTCAAAGTCTCACCCACAGGCTTTGGTCCCTACATAGCTTTCTCAAACTGCTATCACATAACCTTGATACAGGGGCCATCAATTTAGGTAACTTTATTCAGAGAAACCTTCTGGTTTACTTCTGCTGACTCAACCCCTGCCCTTGTCTGCAAAGGAGCACTAAGACAGCCTGGCTAGAGGCCCAAACTCACTGCTCTTCAGCTTTATAAAAGCAGGCAAAGGTACTGGTGGCTGCTCCCTCCTGCCACCATTCTGGCTCTTATTTGAGCCACAGGTTCAGTGAACTGGAGGAAAGCCATCCTGGCTGGAGCCCAGGAACGAGGCAATATTATGAGAACAATAAAACCCTGATAAAAGACAATGTGCAGTGCAATTTCCCTCTCCTtccaaaataagcaaaatgaGTCCAGGGAAGGGGCTTTTTCAGGTGCTAAGAAAAATCCTTTCTCACACAATCCTGTCTGCTAGAGTCAATTCCTGAGGAAGCCCCCACCTTCTGGCCTCCAGCATCTTCCTTCATGTGCATAGGGTGGGGTAAAGGATAGGGGACTTTATGACTATTTCCCAAGTAACAGCTGAATTGGCTTCTCAGAGGATGGAGAACACAGCAGGCCCAAGCTTCACTAGAACTGCAGGTAGAGTTTGTCTCCGCCCAGAAGCCTTGTCACCTGTAGCTCAGAGTGATGGCCAGGATGGAATCTAGGCAGAAGGGACTGCAGCAACAGAGTGCCTCTAAGGACACAGAGACTGAGAGTTTCTGGCAGCACAGAACAAGTACAGTCTTCCAAACAGAACAGAGCAGTCTATGATCTTGTGTCCATCAGCTTACCACTGACATTAAGCAGTACCGAATCAGGGTAAGTTCTGAATCAAAGAGTGAGGACAGTGAGAAGTGCCACAAAAACTCTTTGTTTATTGAATAGTCATTATTTCATACACTGTGCTAAGTATTTTacatccattttctcattttaatcctcataacaaccctacAATGTAGGTATTGTCACCATCTCCAAACAAGAAAACAAGCTCAGAAGAATTAGgttgcttgcccaaggtcacacagctagttagtgtTGGAGCTGGGAACTGTCTGTTGCTAAAAGCCCAAGCTCTTTCATTGTGCCCATCTAGGTCAGCTTTGGGCAAAAGGCAATTTCACTACCCAACACTGCAAAGAGCACCTGGGAGCAGAGGTTGCCTACCACACTCACCGCTGGTAGGGATGCATTGAAGCTGACTTGATGTTAGTTTTTATTCCACTTGGCATTTTCCCTAAAAGGAATATAAAGAAAGATACCTGAAGAACAGTTAAGACTTTCATGATGTATCAGAAATATGGTCCCTCCGGTTCCCTTTGGCCACCTTCTCTATCATCTTAGAACCTATGCAGCATGACCCTGGTGGGCAAAGATCGGAGTGTGCTTCCTCACTCAGCTCTCTCCCTGAAGGTGTTTAGGAGAAAAAGGCTGATATGGGGGAATTATGACAGGTATCAGAACACACCTCAGCAGTCTCCTGCTCATTTACTCCTGAAAAAGATAGTTAAACCCTATTTAATGTCACAGGTAAAAGAGTACATTCTTATTTTAGTTGTCCCTTTTCCTAGACAGCTTGGAAGAAAATACCTCCTCTAGCTATTTGCTTCTGAACTCCTCCAGACTGTTTTCATAACTACTaaaagagagcaggagagaaaagAATACACGTAGCACTTGGAAACTTGCCTGCTTGTCAATTCCCAACATAATTACCAAATGGTCTTAAAGTCTATCAGTTTCCCAAAATAAATGGGACAGGGGGTAGTTCAAACACAGGTCTGAGATGGGGGTAGGAGGCAAGAGTAATTTCTGCTACTCAAAGTTATTCCTCATTATCTGGCATCCGTTACAGTGTCAAATGCAACTTTTACTCCTAAAAACTGTTTTCTGGGTCACAGTCCAAGGAAGAAGAGAACAGCTCCAGCTCTGGGGATGCTAGGAGCCCAGACAAACCAGCTTATTTCCACTTCACCACTCAAGGTATACCACCAGGTCAATCCTTGCCACCTTACCTGGTTGACCTGCTTGGGCCATCTGCACCCCACTGAGCATTGGCTGCTGCTGGCTTGGAGCTCCTGTCATCTGCACCTGCTGTAACCCTGAGGTTCCTGCAAGGATTGTCCCAGCTCCTGGCTGGCCTGACTGGCCAGGACCACTGCTGCCAGAAGGTCTCCAATTAGATAGTCCCTTCCCAAAGGCAACAGCTGCTACCAAGGCATTGGTGTCTGCAGGGTTAAAGGTCTGCTTGTTCGGCCGGAGACCTGAAGGAAAAGGGAAATGAGGACCCTAAGGTATACTTCTGGCCCTGGACTGAACTGAGCAGGAGGAAGACGAGTATGAGTACTAGGGCTTAGAATTCTGATTTCAGCAGCATCTAGACTCACTGGCAGCCCAGAGGAAGAGCCAGAGGACTCCCATGACTATCTCAGAATTCTCTCTCTTCattttgtccatttcctccacgtgcTCCAGGGATGGCCTTACATATAAAAAGCTAACAGAATAGATGCAAACCCTTTCTTGAGCAGTTCATTCTTACCTCTTCACTTCATTACTACCAAAACCACCATTCCTATTCCAGTGATCTtatccttctttccttctccattttgCCATCAAGCGCCCCATACCTCCACTCTCTGATTCTCGTTCCTCTTTGCTGATTTTCTCCAAAAGGTTTGAGCACATTTTATTCAAGCTCTGGATCTGCTTCTGCAACACACATAAATAAATTTTTCACAACAAACAAATTTCTTGGCCAGTAAGAAATGATTATGGGGAACTTTCTTCCTGTGCTCTTCCAAGGGCACCTTATGTGTAACCAGCTATGCATCCCTACCAGACAATAATGGTAATGCCAAGCTTCTCGTGAGAAGACCCAGGGAGTGGGGGGCAGCAGGGCAGTGACTCAGTCCAACCTGAGCTGCATCACCACCAATGCGGGCAGCATCTGTTGTTAGTTGCTTCTCTTGCTCTTCAACCTCAGGGTCAGGCTTGGTTCTCAGATGGTCGGGGACCACCTCATGGCTGAAAACAGGTACTCGTCCTTCAGTCTGCCGCTGTAAAATAGATTTTATTGATCCTCCTAAATACTTTAAGAAGATTCAGTCTGGCCTGATATATAGTTCCTTACACAGGCAAACAGGGcattttcagagaaaataaaacctaagACTTAACAGCATCTAGTTTCCTAGGACACTATTGCCCTCACTCCATCCTCCATTTCTGTCTCCTCACACCCCTCTCTCTACCAGACCTAGGGGCGAATCTCTGCTACACTTTAATCAAAGACTGAAATAGAACatacttttgttcaacataggtTGAGGAGAAAAGTTTTTGCCTTGGTAATAGGCCTCAAGTTTATTTGGCACTGTTTGGGAGTGGCTCCAGAAAGACAAAAGGCAAGGCCTCCAAAATGCAGCCCTCACTTTTTCTTGCTACACACTGTTTCACATTCAGAACTTCTAGAATAACCAACCAACAATTGTGCTCTAAGTCCTCATCTAAGAACTAATTTCCCAAGTTGTATCCTCTTACCATGAGATCTTCATCTCGGTCTGGGGACAGCACCAAAGGAATAATGACCTGATTACGGAACAGTGGTGTCTTTTCATGCTTCAAGACCTTGTTCAGGGTGTTCAGCTGTCCAGAGAGCAAGGCAAAGCTGTCCAGGACAGAGGGCCTGGGGGTGGTAAGAAGATGTCAGAATGTTCCCAGTAAGGTCATCTCAAAGGGATCCCTCAGGCTAGGGATACCCAGATTCACCCCAAAGAGACTTATAGCCCTCTGGCTGGACTAGATAGGAACCAGACTGGCTCACAGGGACTGAATGGTTAGAAAAAGGGACATGCTTTCAGTTTCCAACACAGATGGAGAAAAAAGGCAGTTCATTATTTGAAAAGGATGAGAAACAATGCCAAATAGGAACCATGGTTGCAATGTTATCACTAAACATTCAGAAACTATATAAAGCCACCTTCTGGGTCTGGAAACAGAGTAAGTTCCAACTAAAAGACTACGCAACAACTGTGGCAAGAGATCTAGTATGAAAACTATTCCTACCATAGCAGGAGGACCCACTCCCAAAGAAGTCAAAGGGTGAGAATTACAAGCTAGAAGGAAGCTGGGCTGAGAAACTGGGCATTTCTCTACTTGCCTGCCATGGAGGCCCTAAGCCAAACTCCACTTGTTAAATGTGGAGAAACCCAGCTCTTTCTAAACCTGAAAGTGTTTACAAAATGATAAATGGTTATATCACTGGAGATGTCCTATCCACTAGGAGGCCTGCCCCCCCCACCCATGATGCCCCCCACTTCTTGCACTAGCAACCCTTACCAGGTCAGCCGGTCATACTCGTTCTCCAACTTATAAATGA
The sequence above is a segment of the Manis pentadactyla isolate mManPen7 chromosome 4, mManPen7.hap1, whole genome shotgun sequence genome. Coding sequences within it:
- the MED8 gene encoding mediator of RNA polymerase II transcription subunit 8 isoform X3: MQREEKQLEASLDALLSQVADLKNSLGSFIYKLENEYDRLTWPSVLDSFALLSGQLNTLNKVLKHEKTPLFRNQVIIPLVLSPDRDEDLMRQTEGRVPVFSHEVVPDHLRTKPDPEVEEQEKQLTTDAARIGGDAAQVGKQIQSLNKMCSNLLEKISKEERESESGGLRPNKQTFNPADTNALVAAVAFGKGLSNWRPSGSSGPGQSGQPGAGTILAGTSGLQQVQMTGAPSQQQPMLSGVQMAQAGQPGKMPSGIKTNIKSASMHPYQR
- the MED8 gene encoding mediator of RNA polymerase II transcription subunit 8 isoform X4, yielding MQREEKQLEASLDALLSQVADLKNSLGSFIYKLENEYDRLTWPSVLDSFALLSGQLNTLNKVLKHEKTPLFRNQVIIPLVLSPDRDEDLMRQTEGRVPVFSHEVVPDHLRTKPDPEVEEQEKQLTTDAARIGGDAAQKQIQSLNKMCSNLLEKISKEERESESGGLRPNKQTFNPADTNALVAAVAFGKGLSNWRPSGSSGPGQSGQPGAGTILAGTSGLQQVQMTGAPSQQQPMLSGVQMAQAGQPGKMPSGIKTNIKSASMHPYQR
- the MED8 gene encoding mediator of RNA polymerase II transcription subunit 8 isoform X5; its protein translation is MQREEKQLEASLDALLSQVADLKNSLGSFIYKLENEYDRLTWPSVLDSFALLSGQLNTLNKVLKHEKTPLFRNQVIIPLVLSPDRDEDLMRQTEGRVPVFSHEVVPDHLRTKPDPEVEEQEKQLTTDAARIGGDAAQVGKQIQSLNKMCSNLLEKISKEERESESGGLRPNKQTFNPADTNALVAAVAFGKGLSNWRPSGSSGPGQSGQPGAGTILAGTSGLQQVQMTGAPSQQQPMLSGVQMAQAGQPGIFLYIPFRENAKWNKN
- the MED8 gene encoding mediator of RNA polymerase II transcription subunit 8 isoform X1 encodes the protein MQREEKQLEASLDALLSQVADLKNSLGSFIYKLENEYDRLTWPSVLDSFALLSGQLNTLNKVLKHEKTPLFRNQVIIPLVLSPDRDEDLMRQTEGRVPVFSHEVVPDHLRTKPDPEVEEQEKQLTTDAARIGGDAAQVGKQIQSLNKMCSNLLEKISKEERESESGGLRPNKQTFNPADTNALVAAVAFGKGLSNWRPSGSSGPGQSGQPGAGTILAGTSGLQQVQMTGAPSQQQPMLSGVQMAQAGQPGWEREKLETTPGGSFHLYLPLVLSSSLDPQFLWFLADSPAPPELCSLHSPICLLTHCG
- the MED8 gene encoding mediator of RNA polymerase II transcription subunit 8 isoform X2: MQREEKQLEASLDALLSQVADLKNSLGSFIYKLENEYDRLTWPSVLDSFALLSGQLNTLNKVLKHEKTPLFRNQVIIPLVLSPDRDEDLMRQTEGRVPVFSHEVVPDHLRTKPDPEVEEQEKQLTTDAARIGGDAAQKQIQSLNKMCSNLLEKISKEERESESGGLRPNKQTFNPADTNALVAAVAFGKGLSNWRPSGSSGPGQSGQPGAGTILAGTSGLQQVQMTGAPSQQQPMLSGVQMAQAGQPGWEREKLETTPGGSFHLYLPLVLSSSLDPQFLWFLADSPAPPELCSLHSPICLLTHCG